A genomic stretch from Haemophilus parainfluenzae ATCC 33392 includes:
- the qseC gene encoding quorum sensing histidine kinase QseC translates to MKNKRLSFRLLIGLSLTALCVWCVATAVAWTVVKKEVKDVFNAQQVLFAERLAASDLKNVLLGENANFPRGGFKSQKRHYDNDALAFAIFSNKGERLLTDGDNGDKFIFQNKTGFSKAHILDDDDEWLIYWQPVGNGELVIAVGQELEYREELVNKMVFSQTGIWFAGLPILLLVAFIVIYRALKPINRLSRNVQARRPGDVSLLEDDDVPTEILPLVQNLNQFFTRTGEQLERERRFVSDAAHELRSPLAALRIQTEVAQLAGDDAQTRETALAHLTQGIDRATQLIEQLLTLSRLDNFKELNRQEPIRWSEMITSLIGELYFSAQQRQIELQFDHQGEPAVKQGQPLLLAQMLRNLLDNAIKYCPQGTQVRLILQPRKILIEDNGGGVDPEELAKLGQRFYRPAGQNEKGSGLGLSIVARIAELHHYRFCLENIEDNGHTQGLRAIIEL, encoded by the coding sequence ATGAAAAATAAACGACTGAGTTTCCGTCTCTTAATCGGTTTAAGTTTGACCGCACTTTGTGTGTGGTGCGTTGCCACGGCTGTTGCTTGGACGGTTGTTAAAAAAGAAGTCAAAGATGTGTTTAATGCACAACAAGTACTTTTTGCCGAGCGTTTGGCAGCTTCTGATTTGAAAAATGTATTATTGGGCGAAAATGCGAACTTTCCACGTGGTGGATTTAAATCACAGAAACGTCATTACGATAATGATGCGTTAGCCTTTGCCATATTTTCTAACAAAGGTGAAAGATTATTAACCGATGGTGATAATGGCGATAAATTTATTTTTCAAAATAAAACTGGTTTTAGTAAAGCGCATATTTTAGATGATGACGATGAATGGTTGATTTATTGGCAACCTGTTGGTAATGGTGAATTGGTGATCGCCGTAGGTCAAGAGTTAGAATATCGTGAAGAGTTAGTCAATAAAATGGTCTTCAGCCAAACAGGGATTTGGTTTGCTGGATTACCAATACTATTATTGGTCGCGTTTATTGTGATTTATCGTGCATTAAAACCGATTAATCGATTGAGTCGAAACGTACAAGCTCGCCGACCAGGTGATGTATCGTTATTAGAAGATGATGATGTGCCGACAGAGATTCTACCGTTAGTTCAAAATTTAAATCAATTTTTTACGCGTACTGGTGAGCAGTTGGAACGGGAGAGACGTTTTGTTTCCGATGCCGCACATGAATTACGCAGTCCATTAGCGGCATTACGTATTCAAACAGAAGTCGCACAGTTGGCTGGCGATGATGCACAAACACGTGAAACGGCTTTAGCGCATTTAACCCAAGGTATCGACCGAGCAACTCAATTAATCGAACAGCTTCTTACGCTTTCCCGATTAGATAATTTTAAAGAATTAAATCGTCAGGAACCGATTCGTTGGTCAGAAATGATAACTTCACTTATCGGTGAGTTATATTTCAGTGCGCAGCAACGCCAAATCGAATTGCAGTTTGATCATCAAGGAGAACCCGCCGTTAAGCAAGGACAGCCATTATTACTTGCACAAATGCTACGAAATTTATTGGATAATGCCATTAAATACTGTCCGCAAGGTACTCAGGTACGTTTGATTTTGCAGCCGCGTAAGATTCTTATCGAAGATAATGGCGGTGGTGTTGACCCAGAAGAATTAGCAAAATTAGGGCAGCGTTTTTATCGTCCGGCAGGACAAAATGAAAAGGGAAGTGGGCTTGGATTGTCTATTGTGGCAAGAATCGCAGAATTGCACCATTACCGTTTCTGCCTGGAAAATATTGAAGATAACGGACACACTCAAGGTTTGCGAGCTATCATTGAGTTATAA
- a CDS encoding DUF1439 domain-containing protein, translating into MHFFKKVLTVLTLGFFTLSVQASPFSISEQQINQYLSEKGTINDKLGIPGLFSVDYALKDLVTKIGQTESNRVEMSGLVDTLIRLSGKTYPAKLNLTFDAVPEYNAQEGALYLKNLRILRWSGEPNSAMEQLQDVMPLLSDGVAALLSQMPVYTLDESDMKQMLIKKFAKEIKVEKGRLELIGGMF; encoded by the coding sequence ATGCATTTTTTCAAAAAAGTGCTTACCGTACTGACATTAGGTTTCTTTACGCTATCTGTACAAGCTTCCCCTTTTAGCATCAGCGAGCAACAAATTAACCAGTATTTAAGTGAAAAAGGCACAATTAATGACAAACTCGGTATTCCAGGATTATTTTCTGTCGATTACGCACTGAAAGATTTGGTGACTAAAATCGGGCAAACTGAAAGCAATCGTGTTGAAATGAGCGGTTTGGTTGATACACTTATCCGTTTATCCGGTAAAACCTACCCAGCTAAATTGAATTTAACCTTTGATGCCGTTCCAGAGTATAACGCACAAGAAGGTGCACTCTATTTAAAAAATCTGCGAATTTTACGCTGGTCTGGCGAACCTAATAGTGCCATGGAGCAACTCCAAGATGTTATGCCGCTATTAAGCGATGGTGTAGCAGCCTTATTAAGTCAGATGCCGGTTTACACCTTAGATGAAAGTGATATGAAACAAATGCTCATTAAGAAATTTGCCAAAGAAATTAAAGTTGAAAAAGGTCGATTGGAATTAATTGGTGGAATGTTTTAA
- a CDS encoding RIO1 family regulatory kinase/ATPase domain-containing protein, with the protein MSLSFKAHVQMLLKEHRGERVFQFEYLGKHYWLKQPEQLKGIWLLLKPHPKQHFKEECEILQHLNNIGAPVPKLCYFGDNYLVLEDAGPTLNIWLNDETLSWAEKSHILHSAIDILINLHQQGIIHGRPAIRDIAWKDGKISFMDFESHSKSHNEHWLITRDMLAFLDSLCRVKSLDDEKLDELFNYYKSHCPTTYWTDMLSYVRRFRWLYYLLLPFKPIARTDLLAVYRLFEHLTKENL; encoded by the coding sequence ATGAGTTTGTCGTTTAAAGCCCATGTACAAATGCTTCTTAAAGAACACCGTGGGGAACGTGTTTTCCAATTTGAATATTTAGGGAAACATTATTGGTTAAAACAACCCGAGCAATTAAAAGGGATATGGTTATTATTAAAACCGCATCCAAAGCAACATTTTAAAGAAGAGTGTGAAATACTACAGCATCTAAATAATATTGGTGCACCAGTACCTAAATTATGTTATTTCGGTGATAATTATTTAGTATTGGAAGATGCGGGGCCAACATTAAACATCTGGCTGAATGATGAAACGTTGTCTTGGGCAGAAAAATCACATATTTTGCATTCAGCGATAGATATATTGATTAATCTTCATCAACAAGGCATTATTCATGGGCGTCCAGCCATACGGGATATTGCATGGAAAGATGGTAAGATTAGTTTTATGGACTTTGAATCCCATTCAAAAAGCCATAATGAACACTGGTTGATTACACGTGATATGCTGGCATTTTTAGACAGTTTATGTCGTGTGAAAAGCTTAGATGATGAAAAGCTTGATGAATTATTTAATTATTATAAATCTCATTGCCCGACAACTTATTGGACTGATATGTTGTCTTATGTGAGAAGATTTCGTTGGCTTTATTATCTTTTACTTCCGTTCAAACCGATTGCACGAACGGACCTATTGGCCGTTTATCGGTTATTTGAACATTTAACAAAGGAAAATCTATGA
- the rimP gene encoding ribosome maturation factor RimP, with protein MATLEQKLQEMLQGAVEDLGCELWGIECQRAGRFMTVRLFIDKEGGVGVDDCADVSRQVSAILDVEDPIADKYNLEVSSPGLDRPLFTLEQFQRYVGEDIAVHLRIPVLDRRKWQGKLEKIENDMLTLIVDGQEQVLIFGNIQKANVIAKF; from the coding sequence TTGGCAACATTAGAACAAAAATTGCAAGAGATGCTTCAAGGTGCAGTAGAAGACTTAGGCTGCGAGCTTTGGGGAATTGAATGCCAACGTGCAGGGCGTTTTATGACCGTGCGTTTATTCATTGATAAAGAAGGTGGCGTAGGCGTTGATGATTGTGCTGATGTAAGTCGTCAAGTGAGCGCGATTTTAGATGTGGAAGATCCGATTGCGGATAAATATAACCTAGAAGTATCATCACCAGGTCTCGATCGTCCATTATTTACGCTTGAACAATTCCAACGTTATGTGGGTGAGGATATCGCCGTGCATTTACGTATTCCTGTTTTAGATCGTCGTAAATGGCAAGGTAAGTTGGAAAAAATTGAAAATGACATGTTGACACTTATTGTTGATGGTCAGGAGCAAGTTCTTATTTTTGGCAACATTCAAAAAGCCAATGTAATCGCAAAATTTTAA
- the nusA gene encoding transcription termination factor NusA, which translates to MSKEILLAAEAVSNEKLLPREKIFEALESAIALSTKKKYDYETDIRVSINPKTGEFDTFRRWLVVDEVKVPTKEMTLEAAQFEDPNIQLGDYVEDQIESIAFDRIAMQTARQVISTKIREAERAKVVEQFRSEEGKIVTGTVKKVNRESIILDLGNKAEAVIMREDMLPRENFRPGDRVRGVLYKVNPESKTAQLFVTRAKPEMLIELFRIEVPEIGEEMLEIRGAARDPGSRAKIAVKSNDKRIDPVGACVGMRGARVQAITNELGGERVDIVLWDDNPAQYVINAMAPADVTSIIVDEDNHSMDIAVNADNLAQAIGRNGQNVRLATQLTGWTLNVMTTEQLNEKHQAEDTKVLNLFMDKLGLDEEFAQILVDEGFTSLEEVAYVPVSELSAIDGLEDEDLIEELQGRAKDAITAAAAAEEEALKKANIEDRLLNLEGMNRHIAFKLAEKQITTLEELAEQGVDDLADIEELTAEQAADFIMAARNICWFSEE; encoded by the coding sequence ATGAGTAAAGAGATTTTGTTAGCTGCTGAAGCAGTATCTAACGAGAAGTTATTACCACGCGAAAAGATTTTTGAAGCATTAGAGAGTGCGATTGCACTTTCAACGAAGAAAAAATATGACTATGAAACCGATATTCGTGTATCTATCAATCCTAAAACAGGTGAGTTTGATACATTCCGTCGTTGGTTGGTGGTTGATGAAGTTAAAGTGCCAACAAAAGAAATGACATTAGAAGCGGCACAATTTGAAGATCCGAATATTCAACTTGGTGATTATGTCGAAGATCAAATTGAGTCTATCGCATTTGACCGTATTGCAATGCAAACCGCTCGCCAAGTTATCAGTACAAAAATCCGTGAAGCAGAACGTGCAAAAGTAGTTGAGCAATTCCGTTCTGAAGAAGGCAAGATTGTTACGGGTACGGTGAAAAAAGTAAACCGTGAAAGCATTATTTTAGATTTAGGCAATAAAGCTGAAGCCGTGATTATGCGTGAAGATATGCTTCCTCGTGAGAACTTCCGTCCTGGCGATCGTGTTCGTGGTGTGCTTTATAAAGTGAATCCAGAAAGCAAAACCGCACAATTATTTGTGACTCGCGCAAAACCTGAAATGTTAATCGAGTTATTCCGTATTGAAGTACCAGAAATCGGCGAAGAAATGCTTGAAATTCGTGGTGCGGCACGTGATCCTGGTTCTCGAGCGAAAATTGCGGTGAAATCAAATGATAAACGTATCGATCCAGTTGGTGCGTGTGTGGGTATGCGCGGTGCACGCGTTCAAGCGATTACCAATGAATTAGGTGGCGAACGTGTGGATATCGTACTTTGGGATGACAATCCAGCACAATATGTGATCAATGCAATGGCACCAGCTGATGTGACTTCAATTATCGTAGATGAAGATAATCACTCAATGGATATTGCGGTTAATGCTGACAACTTAGCACAAGCAATTGGTCGTAACGGTCAAAACGTACGTTTAGCGACACAATTAACCGGTTGGACATTAAATGTCATGACTACCGAACAATTAAATGAGAAACATCAAGCAGAAGATACTAAAGTATTAAATTTATTCATGGATAAATTAGGTCTTGATGAAGAGTTTGCTCAAATCTTAGTAGATGAAGGTTTTACTTCATTAGAAGAAGTGGCTTATGTTCCTGTGAGCGAACTGAGTGCAATTGATGGTTTAGAAGATGAAGATCTTATCGAAGAATTACAAGGTCGCGCAAAAGATGCCATTACTGCAGCTGCTGCAGCTGAAGAAGAAGCCTTGAAAAAAGCGAATATTGAAGATCGTTTATTAAATCTTGAAGGGATGAATCGTCACATTGCCTTTAAATTAGCTGAAAAACAAATTACTACGCTTGAAGAACTTGCTGAGCAAGGTGTAGATGATTTAGCTGATATCGAAGAATTAACCGCAGAGCAAGCCGCTGACTTTATTATGGCTGCGCGTAATATTTGCTGGTTTAGCGAAGAGTAA
- the infB gene encoding translation initiation factor IF-2, whose product MTEDVKNADANAPKKLSIQRRTKTTVSSTTAGGKAKAVQVEVRKKRTVPTDAARKAAEAEKLKAQQEAEKKAAEEKARLAAEKAAAEKVKAEKAKVEAEKAAKPAQSAVENKPKSVDPEKEKRKAEEAELRRKAEELARQKAEEQARKAAEDAKRYAEADTSSNESASEDYTDYNLSSRYALEAEDEEERRNENRGRGKNKVAKAKKERDDVKGGNKNERESNRKNQKDGKFGKGKNGKKGAALQQAFTKPVQVVKQDVVIGETITVAELANKMATKATEIIKAMMKMGEMVTINQVLDQETAQLVAEELGHKVILRNENELEEEVLGDRDVNAEKVTRAPVVTIMGHVDHGKTSLLDYIRKAKVAAGEAGGITQHIGAYHVEMDDGKMITFLDTPGHAAFTSMRARGAKATDIVVLVVAADDGVMPQTIEAIQHAKAAGAPLVVAVNKIDKPEANPDRVEQELLQHEVISEKFGGDVQFVPVSAKKGTGVDDLLDAILLQSEVLELTAVKDGMASGVVIESYLDKGRGPVATILVQSGTLRKGDIVLCGFEYGRVRAMRDENGKEIDEAGPSIPVEVLGLSGVPAAGDEATVVRDEKKAREVALHRQGKFREVKLARQQKAKLENMFSNMAEGDVAELNIIVKADVQGSVEAIIQSLQDLSTDEVKVKVVGSGVGGISETDATLAAASNAIIVGFNVRADASARRIIEAENIDLRYYSIIYELLNDVKAAMSGMLQPEFKQEIIGLAEVRDVFKHPKFGAIAGCMVTEGVVKRNNPIRVLRDNVVIFEGELESLRRFKDDVSEVRNGMECGIGVKNYNDVKVGDQIEVFEVVEVKRSI is encoded by the coding sequence ATGACTGAAGATGTAAAAAATGCGGATGCGAATGCACCGAAAAAACTAAGTATTCAACGCAGAACAAAAACAACCGTAAGCAGTACAACAGCTGGCGGTAAAGCAAAAGCGGTACAAGTTGAAGTTCGTAAAAAACGTACTGTGCCAACAGATGCCGCTCGAAAAGCAGCTGAGGCAGAAAAATTAAAAGCACAGCAAGAAGCAGAAAAGAAAGCGGCAGAAGAAAAAGCACGTTTAGCTGCTGAAAAAGCTGCAGCTGAAAAAGTGAAAGCTGAAAAAGCGAAGGTTGAAGCAGAAAAAGCAGCGAAACCAGCACAAAGTGCGGTTGAAAATAAACCTAAATCTGTTGATCCAGAAAAAGAAAAACGTAAAGCGGAAGAAGCGGAACTTCGTCGCAAAGCAGAAGAACTTGCTCGCCAAAAAGCAGAAGAGCAAGCGCGTAAAGCAGCTGAAGATGCTAAACGTTATGCTGAAGCGGATACGTCAAGCAATGAAAGCGCATCAGAAGATTATACTGATTACAATTTAAGCTCTCGTTATGCTTTAGAAGCAGAAGACGAAGAAGAACGTCGTAATGAAAATCGCGGTCGCGGTAAAAATAAAGTCGCTAAAGCGAAAAAAGAACGCGATGACGTGAAAGGCGGCAATAAAAATGAGCGCGAATCTAACCGTAAAAATCAAAAAGACGGTAAATTCGGTAAAGGTAAAAATGGTAAGAAAGGTGCAGCATTACAACAAGCCTTCACAAAACCTGTTCAGGTTGTGAAACAAGATGTTGTTATTGGTGAAACCATTACCGTTGCAGAATTAGCAAATAAAATGGCAACCAAAGCGACTGAAATCATCAAAGCAATGATGAAGATGGGCGAAATGGTGACCATTAACCAAGTGCTTGACCAGGAAACGGCACAATTAGTGGCTGAAGAATTAGGTCACAAAGTGATTCTTCGCAATGAAAATGAACTTGAAGAAGAAGTATTAGGCGATCGTGATGTTAACGCAGAAAAAGTGACTCGTGCACCAGTTGTAACGATCATGGGGCACGTTGACCATGGTAAAACCTCATTGCTTGACTATATTCGTAAAGCGAAAGTTGCTGCAGGTGAGGCGGGTGGTATTACTCAGCACATTGGTGCGTACCACGTAGAAATGGATGACGGCAAAATGATCACCTTCTTAGACACGCCGGGACACGCCGCATTTACTTCAATGCGTGCACGTGGTGCGAAAGCAACGGATATCGTAGTTCTTGTTGTTGCGGCAGATGATGGTGTGATGCCTCAAACCATTGAAGCGATTCAACATGCGAAAGCAGCAGGTGCGCCTTTAGTGGTTGCGGTGAACAAAATTGATAAACCAGAAGCAAATCCAGACCGAGTAGAACAAGAATTACTTCAACACGAAGTGATTTCTGAGAAATTCGGTGGTGATGTGCAATTCGTTCCTGTTTCTGCGAAGAAAGGTACCGGTGTTGATGACTTATTAGATGCCATCCTACTTCAATCAGAAGTACTTGAATTAACAGCTGTAAAAGACGGCATGGCAAGCGGTGTAGTGATTGAATCTTACCTTGATAAAGGTCGTGGTCCGGTTGCGACAATTCTTGTTCAATCAGGTACTTTACGTAAAGGTGATATCGTACTTTGCGGTTTTGAATACGGTCGTGTTCGTGCAATGCGCGATGAAAACGGTAAAGAAATCGATGAAGCAGGCCCATCTATCCCGGTTGAAGTATTAGGTCTTTCTGGTGTACCAGCAGCGGGTGATGAAGCGACTGTAGTGCGTGATGAGAAAAAAGCACGTGAAGTCGCATTACACCGTCAAGGTAAGTTCCGTGAAGTGAAACTTGCTCGTCAGCAAAAAGCGAAACTTGAAAATATGTTTAGCAATATGGCTGAAGGTGATGTTGCTGAACTGAATATCATCGTAAAAGCAGACGTACAGGGTTCTGTGGAAGCGATTATTCAATCGTTACAAGATCTTTCTACTGATGAAGTGAAAGTGAAAGTTGTTGGTTCTGGTGTCGGTGGTATTTCTGAAACTGATGCAACCCTAGCGGCAGCCTCTAATGCGATTATTGTTGGCTTTAACGTACGTGCGGACGCTTCTGCTCGTCGTATTATCGAAGCAGAAAACATTGACCTTCGTTATTACTCCATCATTTATGAACTATTAAATGATGTGAAAGCCGCGATGAGTGGTATGCTACAACCTGAATTCAAACAAGAAATTATCGGCTTGGCTGAAGTGCGTGATGTGTTTAAACATCCGAAATTTGGTGCAATTGCAGGTTGTATGGTGACCGAAGGTGTAGTAAAACGCAACAACCCAATCCGTGTATTACGTGATAACGTGGTAATTTTTGAAGGTGAATTGGAATCTCTCCGTCGCTTTAAAGATGACGTTTCTGAAGTCCGTAATGGTATGGAATGTGGTATCGGCGTTAAAAACTACAATGACGTGAAAGTCGGCGACCAAATCGAGGTGTTTGAAGTCGTTGAAGTTAAACGTTCAATCTAA
- the rbfA gene encoding 30S ribosome-binding factor RbfA codes for MAREFKRSDRVAQELQKEIAIILQREVKDPRIGMVTVSDVEVSSDLAYAKVFVTFLFDHDEVAIAQGMKGLEKAAPYIRSLVGKAMRLRIVPEIRFFYDQSLVEGMRMSNLVTNVVREDEKKHVEEND; via the coding sequence ATGGCAAGAGAATTTAAACGCAGCGATCGCGTTGCACAGGAATTACAAAAAGAAATCGCCATCATTTTGCAACGTGAAGTGAAAGATCCCCGTATTGGCATGGTAACCGTGTCTGATGTGGAGGTATCAAGCGATTTAGCTTATGCAAAAGTGTTTGTCACATTTTTGTTTGATCATGATGAAGTAGCGATCGCACAAGGCATGAAAGGGTTAGAAAAAGCAGCACCTTATATCCGTTCATTAGTGGGTAAAGCGATGCGCTTACGCATTGTGCCGGAAATTCGTTTCTTCTACGATCAATCCTTAGTTGAAGGGATGCGTATGTCTAATTTAGTAACAAACGTAGTACGTGAAGACGAGAAAAAACACGTTGAGGAAAATGACTAA
- the truB gene encoding tRNA pseudouridine(55) synthase TruB, with the protein MSRPRKRGRDIDGVFLLDKPQGMSSNDIMQKVKRVFQANKAGHTGALDPLATGMLPICLGEATKFSQFLLDADKRYVVTAKLGERTDTSDAEGQVVETRPVNVETSQILTALEQFRGDILQVPTMFSALKHNGKPLYEYARAGITVEREARPITIFEINFIEYQAPSLTLEVHCSKGTYIRTLVDDLGEVLGCGAHVTVLRRTAVADYPTEKMMTWDALQALAEQGDLDQHLLPIDTAVSKLPALKLNAEQSKGIGFGQRVKFANEAKLRGQVRLFSDKNIFLGVALIDDNNVIRPQRLITQSL; encoded by the coding sequence ATGTCGAGACCTCGTAAGCGTGGACGTGATATTGATGGCGTATTTTTATTAGATAAGCCACAAGGCATGTCATCGAATGACATTATGCAAAAGGTGAAACGCGTATTCCAAGCGAATAAAGCAGGACATACCGGTGCGCTCGATCCATTAGCAACCGGTATGCTGCCTATTTGTTTAGGTGAAGCTACAAAGTTTTCTCAGTTTTTGTTAGATGCAGATAAACGCTATGTGGTTACAGCAAAATTAGGTGAACGTACGGATACCTCAGATGCTGAAGGGCAAGTGGTCGAAACGCGCCCTGTCAATGTGGAAACATCACAAATTTTGACCGCACTTGAACAATTCCGTGGTGATATTTTGCAAGTACCAACCATGTTTTCTGCATTAAAGCACAATGGAAAACCGTTGTATGAGTATGCTCGCGCAGGCATTACCGTAGAACGTGAAGCCCGTCCTATCACGATTTTTGAGATAAACTTTATCGAGTATCAAGCACCTTCTTTAACTTTAGAAGTGCATTGTTCGAAAGGAACCTATATCCGCACATTAGTGGATGATTTAGGTGAAGTGTTAGGTTGTGGCGCTCATGTGACAGTGTTACGTCGAACTGCGGTTGCGGATTATCCAACAGAAAAGATGATGACATGGGATGCTTTGCAGGCGCTTGCGGAGCAAGGTGATCTTGATCAACATCTTTTACCAATAGATACAGCAGTCAGTAAATTACCTGCATTAAAGTTAAACGCAGAGCAAAGTAAAGGTATAGGCTTTGGACAGCGCGTTAAATTTGCTAATGAAGCAAAATTGCGTGGTCAAGTGCGGTTGTTTTCTGACAAGAATATCTTTTTAGGCGTGGCACTTATCGATGATAACAATGTAATTCGTCCGCAACGTTTGATTACACAATCTCTCTAA
- the tyrA gene encoding bifunctional chorismate mutase/prephenate dehydrogenase codes for MDALSHLRQEIDALDRELIQLFAKRLELVTQVGEVKHEKGLPIYAPDRELAMLQARREEAAKAGISPQLIEDVLRRFMRESYSNENQFGFKTLNPAINKIVIVGGYGKMGQLLARYLRASGYPISILDLDDWDVAERILTNADVVIVSVPIDHTLETIERLKPYLTENMLLADLTSVKRAPLAKMLDVHKGAVVGLHPMFGPDIASMAKQVVVRCDGRFSERYEWLLEQIQIWGAKIYQIDASEHDHNMTYIQALRHFSTFANGLHLSKQPVNLSNLLALSSPIYRLELAMIGRLFAQDAALYADIIMDKPENLDVIESLKQTYEEALQFFEKGDRQGFIDAFHQVREWFGEYSDQFLQESRQLLQQAHDLRHV; via the coding sequence ATGGATGCTCTTAGCCATTTACGTCAGGAAATTGATGCGCTCGATCGTGAACTGATTCAACTTTTTGCTAAACGCCTCGAACTGGTAACCCAAGTCGGCGAAGTAAAACATGAAAAAGGTTTACCGATTTATGCACCAGATCGTGAATTAGCGATGTTACAAGCACGCCGAGAAGAAGCGGCGAAAGCAGGAATCTCTCCACAACTCATCGAAGATGTGCTGCGTCGTTTCATGCGAGAATCTTACTCCAATGAAAATCAATTTGGTTTTAAAACTCTGAATCCAGCCATTAACAAAATTGTTATTGTCGGCGGTTACGGAAAAATGGGGCAATTACTTGCCCGCTATTTGCGCGCTTCTGGTTATCCTATTTCTATTTTAGATCTAGATGATTGGGATGTGGCAGAACGCATTTTAACGAATGCAGATGTTGTCATTGTTTCCGTGCCAATTGATCACACGTTAGAAACCATAGAACGTTTAAAACCCTATTTAACGGAAAATATGCTATTGGCGGATCTCACCTCCGTGAAACGAGCACCATTGGCTAAAATGTTAGACGTGCATAAAGGGGCAGTGGTTGGGCTGCATCCAATGTTTGGACCTGATATTGCTAGCATGGCAAAACAAGTGGTTGTGCGTTGTGATGGGCGTTTTAGTGAACGTTATGAATGGTTGCTAGAGCAAATTCAAATCTGGGGGGCTAAAATTTATCAAATTGATGCGTCAGAGCACGACCACAATATGACGTATATTCAAGCATTACGTCACTTTTCCACCTTTGCGAATGGTCTGCATCTTTCTAAACAGCCCGTCAATTTAAGCAATTTATTGGCGCTATCTTCCCCGATTTATCGTTTGGAATTAGCCATGATTGGTCGTCTATTCGCCCAAGATGCGGCACTTTATGCCGATATTATTATGGATAAGCCAGAAAATTTAGATGTGATTGAAAGCTTGAAACAAACTTATGAAGAGGCGTTACAATTCTTTGAAAAAGGCGATCGCCAAGGATTTATTGATGCGTTCCATCAAGTGAGAGAATGGTTTGGGGAATATTCTGATCAATTTTTGCAAGAAAGTCGTCAGTTATTACAACAAGCTCACGATTTACGTCACGTATAA
- the queF gene encoding NADPH-dependent 7-cyano-7-deazaguanine reductase QueF (Catalyzes the NADPH-dependent reduction of 7-cyano-7-deazaguanine (preQ0) to 7-aminomethyl-7-deazaguanine (preQ1) in queuosine biosynthesis) has protein sequence MNYQDKSLQSLKLGQATEYAANYDRTLLQPVPRKLNRDGLGITEQQPFSEGTDIWTAYEISWLNPKSLPQVAIADVEIDYRSENLIESKSFKLYLNSFNQSKFADFASVERTMREDLSACAQGEVKVRLHPLSHYQGQSIDTLPGDCIDDQDIEIHSYEFDADILQDCTSNNVVEETLVSHLLKSNCLITSQPDWGTVQIHYVGKQIDREKLLRYIVSFRQHNEFHEQCVERIFCDLMHYAKPEKLTVYARYTRRGGLDINPFRSNFEEIPQNLRLARQ, from the coding sequence ATGAACTATCAAGATAAAAGCCTTCAATCTTTAAAACTCGGTCAAGCAACAGAATATGCTGCGAATTATGACCGCACTTTGTTACAACCCGTGCCTCGAAAACTCAATCGTGATGGCTTAGGCATAACTGAACAGCAGCCATTTTCCGAAGGGACGGATATTTGGACAGCCTACGAAATTTCTTGGTTAAATCCAAAAAGTTTGCCACAAGTAGCTATTGCCGATGTGGAAATTGATTATCGCAGTGAAAATTTAATTGAATCGAAAAGCTTTAAACTCTACTTAAATAGCTTTAACCAAAGTAAATTTGCTGATTTTGCTAGCGTAGAACGCACTATGCGTGAAGATCTAAGTGCTTGTGCTCAAGGCGAGGTCAAAGTACGTTTGCATCCTTTATCCCATTATCAAGGACAAAGTATTGATACTTTACCGGGCGATTGCATTGATGATCAGGATATCGAAATCCACAGCTACGAATTTGATGCAGACATTTTGCAAGATTGTACGTCCAATAACGTGGTGGAAGAAACCTTAGTAAGCCATTTATTGAAATCTAACTGTCTTATCACCAGTCAGCCGGATTGGGGAACCGTGCAAATTCATTATGTGGGTAAGCAAATCGATCGCGAAAAACTTCTCCGCTACATAGTGTCTTTCCGTCAACATAATGAGTTTCACGAGCAGTGTGTCGAGCGTATTTTCTGTGACTTGATGCATTACGCCAAACCAGAAAAACTCACCGTCTATGCACGTTATACGCGCCGTGGTGGATTGGACATTAATCCATTCCGTTCGAACTTTGAGGAAATTCCACAAAATTTACGTTTGGCAAGACAATAA